Proteins encoded together in one Chryseobacterium sp. G0201 window:
- a CDS encoding tail fiber domain-containing protein, translating to MKKNLLLATFLLPLLAFAQVGVNTTTPAATLDVTARNATGASVEGLLIPRVDRLKAQTMTGVPTSTLIYVNNAVSGSQSGTAALIDAVGYYFFDGTVWTKLGAGNSTGVNIYNSDGTLTGNRIVTQNASTLAFTGTAANAFSVDANTFSVDAANDRVGIGTTAPQNKFHVVTTAPVLGRYSLIDAPVGTVEAPILSLRNTSPSAAGNYSLLGFTNSGATSGGANWGIGTVVTATANQEDFFMANSTGSSYIDRFRVTYGGNVGISTPTPQRRLHVNGGMQLTNELNVGGDAATAGSAGTVGQILASAGPGAAPTWQNVSAAVGNVSWNILGNTGTNPATNFLGTTDAQPLVFRTGNTEKMRVAAGGNVGIGTANPLATTHVVNSGTQGAFVGLVGHENNIGLRVENNVNGNAVIQHFTAKNASGASRDAIMGINPIGTSGNGLFILARDNASDFLMDLTSGHIGLGTDPSPTIRINMADPAGTTENPIARVSNISPVATGNKAIIGFNAYNGGGSTWGIGSEQQSTSPFDSSFNFLYSGGSSYIKLVTIKPSAPSTGASAFFGINNPNPTSALDVIGNAKVSGTTTMSNGYTAGGLATHNGNIQLNGLLTANSTAAVVQSMTSSAATLAGGVIQLRKAAAAVSGDVWMNFIANGSTVGTITSNTATSIAYNTTSDVRLKENIKPTHFGIKDVMNIQVSDYNYKADSGKTPQTGFIAQQLHTVFPVAVTKGGEDAGKNPWAVDYGKVTPLLVKAIQDQQKQIDELKAQNAKLTAAVDNATDMENKYAQLLQQVKEMQVVLGVKKTQNTIVASNESAATQVEK from the coding sequence ATGAAAAAGAATTTATTACTTGCAACTTTTCTGCTTCCCTTATTAGCATTTGCTCAGGTAGGGGTAAACACCACAACGCCTGCGGCAACCTTGGACGTGACTGCGAGAAATGCTACCGGGGCTTCTGTCGAAGGTTTACTGATACCGAGAGTCGATAGGCTAAAGGCTCAAACTATGACTGGTGTTCCTACTTCAACCTTAATATATGTAAATAATGCTGTCAGTGGATCACAATCCGGTACGGCAGCACTTATAGATGCCGTTGGATATTATTTCTTTGACGGAACGGTCTGGACAAAACTAGGTGCTGGTAATAGTACTGGAGTTAATATTTATAATTCCGACGGAACTCTTACAGGAAACAGAATTGTAACACAGAACGCAAGCACATTGGCATTCACGGGAACAGCAGCAAATGCTTTCTCTGTAGATGCAAATACTTTTTCTGTAGATGCGGCTAATGATCGTGTAGGAATTGGGACTACAGCGCCACAGAATAAATTTCATGTTGTAACTACAGCGCCGGTTTTAGGTAGATATAGTTTAATTGATGCGCCTGTTGGTACGGTTGAGGCTCCTATTCTTTCGTTAAGAAATACGTCTCCCTCTGCTGCCGGAAATTATTCGCTTTTAGGTTTTACTAATAGCGGTGCGACTTCCGGAGGTGCTAATTGGGGGATAGGAACGGTAGTTACGGCAACTGCTAATCAGGAAGATTTTTTTATGGCAAATTCTACAGGAAGTTCATATATTGATCGTTTTAGAGTTACGTATGGAGGAAATGTCGGAATAAGCACACCTACACCGCAGAGAAGGCTTCATGTAAATGGAGGTATGCAGTTAACGAATGAACTGAATGTCGGAGGTGATGCAGCAACAGCCGGAAGCGCAGGAACGGTAGGGCAAATCCTTGCTTCAGCAGGACCGGGAGCAGCTCCTACATGGCAAAATGTTTCAGCGGCGGTGGGTAATGTATCTTGGAATATTTTGGGAAATACAGGTACAAATCCGGCGACTAACTTTTTAGGAACGACTGATGCTCAACCTTTGGTTTTCAGAACTGGAAATACTGAGAAAATGCGAGTTGCAGCAGGTGGAAATGTAGGTATTGGCACTGCGAATCCTTTAGCAACGACTCATGTGGTAAACTCCGGGACTCAAGGAGCCTTTGTGGGGCTTGTTGGGCATGAAAATAATATTGGACTAAGAGTTGAAAATAATGTGAACGGTAATGCTGTCATTCAGCATTTTACAGCTAAAAATGCAAGTGGAGCTTCCCGTGATGCTATTATGGGGATCAACCCGATCGGGACTTCTGGAAACGGGTTGTTCATTCTTGCAAGAGATAATGCTTCCGACTTTTTGATGGATCTTACATCCGGACATATTGGATTAGGGACAGATCCAAGCCCGACAATTAGGATTAATATGGCGGATCCAGCAGGAACTACAGAAAATCCTATTGCCCGTGTAAGTAATATATCCCCGGTTGCAACTGGTAACAAAGCTATTATTGGTTTTAATGCTTACAATGGCGGTGGTTCTACATGGGGGATAGGTTCCGAGCAACAGAGTACAAGTCCTTTTGATAGCAGTTTTAATTTCTTGTATAGTGGAGGAAGTTCTTATATTAAATTGGTAACGATAAAACCAAGTGCGCCGTCTACCGGAGCCTCAGCATTTTTTGGTATCAATAATCCTAATCCTACTTCGGCACTTGATGTTATCGGTAATGCGAAAGTATCAGGAACTACTACGATGTCTAACGGGTATACTGCTGGTGGTTTAGCTACACATAATGGCAATATTCAGTTGAACGGTTTGTTAACAGCCAATAGTACTGCTGCTGTTGTGCAGAGTATGACTTCATCTGCGGCTACGCTTGCAGGAGGGGTAATACAGTTGAGAAAAGCGGCTGCGGCTGTTTCGGGTGATGTATGGATGAATTTTATTGCCAATGGATCAACGGTAGGTACAATTACCAGTAATACTGCAACCTCAATCGCGTATAATACAACTTCAGATGTACGTCTGAAAGAAAATATCAAACCTACTCATTTTGGAATTAAAGATGTTATGAATATTCAGGTAAGTGACTATAATTATAAAGCGGATTCAGGAAAAACTCCGCAAACAGGTTTTATTGCTCAGCAGCTTCATACGGTTTTCCCGGTAGCGGTTACAAAAGGTGGTGAAGACGCCGGAAAAAATCCTTGGGCAGTAGATTACGGTAAAGTAACGCCGTTGTTGGTGAAAGCTATTCAGGATCAGCAAAAACAGATTGATGAGCTTAAAGCGCAGAATGCAAAACTTACAGCAGCTGTGGATAATGCAACAGACATGGAAAATAAATATGCGCAACTTTTGCAGCAGGTAAAAGAAATGCAGGTTGTGCTAGGGGTAAAGAAAACACAAAACACTATAGTGGCAAGTAATGAAAGTGCTGCCACCCAAGTTGAAAAATAA
- a CDS encoding 3-oxoacyl-ACP synthase III family protein, with amino-acid sequence MIKSTIKGIGFYVPDNVVTNDDLAKLMTTNDEWITERTGIKERRHRKNRNDSQETTAYLGFKASEKALEKAGLTAKDIDYIVFATLSPDYYFPGCGVLLQDMLGCDTIGALDVRNQCSGFVYAMSVANAFIKSGTYKNILVVGAEVHSFGLDFSDEGRGVSVIFGDGAGAVVLSASEDANAGDILAMNMHSEGKYADELCTQFPGSKYGWSDRMRKEPENVTDKEVYPIMNGNFVFKHAVTRFPETMQEALDKAGKKIEDLDMFIPHQANLRIAQFVQQKFGLPDEKIHNNIQKYGNTTAASIPIALNEAIELGKIKRGDLVLLSAFGSGFTWGSILFEY; translated from the coding sequence ATGATTAAAAGTACAATAAAAGGAATCGGATTTTATGTGCCGGATAATGTTGTAACAAATGATGATCTAGCTAAATTAATGACCACAAATGATGAATGGATCACAGAAAGAACCGGTATCAAAGAAAGAAGACACCGTAAAAACAGAAATGATTCTCAGGAAACCACTGCTTATTTAGGTTTTAAAGCCTCTGAAAAAGCACTGGAAAAAGCGGGTTTAACGGCTAAAGATATAGACTATATTGTTTTCGCAACGCTTTCTCCAGATTATTACTTTCCTGGTTGTGGTGTTTTGCTTCAGGATATGTTAGGTTGTGATACGATTGGAGCTTTGGATGTGAGAAATCAGTGTTCAGGGTTTGTGTATGCAATGAGTGTTGCCAATGCTTTCATAAAATCCGGAACATATAAAAATATTTTGGTGGTTGGCGCTGAAGTTCATTCCTTCGGATTAGATTTTTCTGATGAAGGAAGGGGAGTTTCCGTAATTTTCGGAGATGGAGCAGGGGCGGTTGTCCTTTCTGCAAGTGAAGATGCCAATGCAGGTGATATTTTAGCAATGAATATGCATTCTGAAGGGAAATACGCGGATGAATTGTGTACTCAGTTCCCCGGATCTAAATACGGGTGGAGCGACAGAATGAGAAAAGAACCTGAAAACGTGACTGATAAAGAAGTATATCCTATCATGAACGGAAATTTCGTTTTCAAACATGCGGTAACAAGATTTCCTGAAACAATGCAGGAAGCTTTAGATAAAGCAGGAAAGAAGATTGAGGATCTTGATATGTTTATTCCACATCAGGCGAATTTAAGAATTGCTCAGTTTGTACAGCAAAAATTTGGGTTGCCGGATGAAAAAATCCATAATAACATCCAGAAATACGGAAATACAACTGCAGCATCTATTCCGATTGCTTTAAATGAAGCAATTGAGCTCGGTAAAATAAAAAGAGGAGATTTAGTTCTTTTATCAGCTTTCGGAAGTGGATTCACTTGGGGAAGTATTTTATTTGAGTATTAA
- a CDS encoding beta strand repeat-containing protein has protein sequence MKKQTLPLLIALLGCSSVIYGQVGINTTSPAATLDVTAKNTTGSTVDGLLIPRVDRLRAQSMTAVPTSTLIYVNSIANGSTSGTAALIDAVGYYFFNGTVWTKLGANSPVNIYNSDGTLTGNRIVTQGANTLAFNGSAANAFSVDGTTLSVDAANDRVGIGTTTPENRFHVVANPTGTGRYSLIDAAASTAEIPILALRNTSPVAANNTSYLGFSSNNASGGVTWGIGALQNSTAPNDNNFQIVYSNGGSFQKFFNIVPSGNTGIGTSTPQKRLHVNGGLQITNELNVGGDGATAGSAGTTGQVLTSAGAGAAPTWQALPAAPASVNIYNSDGTLTGNRVVTQGANTLAFNGTATNAFSVDGSTLSVDAANDRMGVGTATPQRKLHVTGGLQVTNELNVGGNATTAGSAGTAGQILTSAGAGAAPTWQNLAPNNDWSLTGNTGTTPATNFLGTIDNQDMVVRTNNTEKMRVAAGGNVGIGTAAPAVKLDVAQAIGTAESTHLRILNTSPVATDNTAYIGFNSYNGGGATWAIGSKQNSATAIDNNFQIVYSNGGNFQKFFNIIPSGNTGIGTATPQRKLHVNGDLQITNELNVGGDGATAGSAGTAGQYLVSSGAGTAPTWQNLNIPANLNIYNSDGTLTGNRVVTQGARTLAFNGTATNSFSVDGTTLSVDGANNRVGIGTIAPANNLHVVATTDPLRLDGVATGNAGTDQLMAINPSGVVKKIGTVEDLGIPRPAVFRLDTQQNDFLSAQGIGTSQVVPMTMIANGINGLTYNAATSTVTLPQGLYQIAFVYEAAHNATGCTISSYFVDFPLNAGIQRVHNTASHVQGANSNHGGTVNYTTTVPAGKTWQISLGRGQSGNCLGAGMLLAGLSTQVLIYKIGNN, from the coding sequence ATGAAAAAACAAACATTACCACTTTTGATTGCTCTATTGGGTTGTTCTTCGGTTATATATGGTCAGGTAGGAATAAATACAACATCTCCTGCTGCTACATTGGATGTGACAGCCAAAAATACCACAGGAAGTACAGTAGATGGGCTGCTTATTCCTAGGGTAGACAGGCTGAGAGCTCAAAGTATGACAGCAGTACCTACTTCTACTTTAATCTACGTAAACAGTATCGCCAACGGATCAACAAGCGGAACTGCAGCATTGATTGATGCTGTCGGATATTATTTCTTCAACGGGACGGTCTGGACGAAATTAGGAGCCAATAGCCCGGTCAATATTTACAATTCGGATGGAACTCTTACCGGAAACAGAATCGTAACGCAAGGTGCAAATACGCTAGCCTTTAACGGAAGTGCTGCTAATGCTTTTTCAGTGGATGGAACTACCTTGTCTGTAGATGCGGCCAATGATAGGGTGGGTATAGGAACCACAACCCCGGAAAATAGATTTCATGTGGTTGCAAATCCTACAGGAACAGGCAGATACAGTTTAATAGATGCTGCTGCCAGTACAGCAGAAATTCCCATACTTGCCTTGAGAAATACCTCGCCCGTGGCTGCTAATAATACCTCATATCTTGGATTTAGTTCAAATAATGCAAGTGGCGGAGTAACTTGGGGAATCGGAGCGCTTCAAAATAGTACTGCTCCGAATGATAATAATTTTCAAATTGTATATAGCAATGGAGGTAGCTTTCAGAAATTCTTCAATATCGTACCTTCAGGAAATACGGGTATTGGAACTTCTACACCTCAGAAAAGATTACATGTGAATGGAGGCTTGCAGATTACCAATGAATTGAATGTAGGAGGAGACGGAGCCACAGCCGGAAGCGCAGGAACAACAGGTCAGGTTCTGACTTCTGCGGGAGCCGGAGCAGCGCCAACATGGCAGGCATTACCTGCAGCTCCTGCGAGTGTGAATATCTACAACTCAGACGGAACGCTTACCGGAAACAGAGTCGTAACACAGGGAGCAAACACATTAGCTTTCAACGGAACAGCAACCAATGCATTTTCTGTTGATGGATCTACACTTTCTGTAGATGCTGCTAATGACAGGATGGGTGTGGGAACAGCAACTCCACAAAGAAAACTTCATGTAACTGGCGGATTGCAGGTAACGAATGAATTAAACGTTGGCGGTAATGCAACAACGGCGGGAAGCGCCGGAACAGCGGGACAGATTCTTACATCGGCCGGAGCCGGAGCGGCACCAACTTGGCAAAACCTAGCCCCTAATAATGACTGGAGTCTAACAGGTAATACAGGAACTACGCCTGCCACCAACTTTTTGGGTACAATAGACAATCAGGATATGGTTGTAAGAACAAATAATACTGAAAAAATGAGAGTTGCGGCTGGAGGAAATGTGGGTATAGGAACTGCAGCACCGGCCGTGAAACTAGACGTTGCTCAGGCTATAGGTACTGCAGAAAGCACACATCTGCGTATTTTGAATACCTCGCCGGTTGCTACCGACAATACGGCCTACATCGGTTTCAACTCTTACAACGGAGGCGGTGCAACGTGGGCAATAGGATCTAAGCAGAACAGTGCAACAGCTATAGATAATAACTTTCAGATTGTATATAGTAATGGAGGTAATTTCCAGAAATTCTTTAATATTATACCTTCAGGAAATACAGGTATCGGAACAGCGACCCCTCAAAGAAAATTGCATGTAAATGGCGATTTACAGATTACCAATGAGTTAAATGTAGGAGGAGACGGAGCCACAGCCGGAAGCGCCGGAACAGCCGGACAATATCTTGTGTCGTCCGGAGCTGGAACTGCACCAACATGGCAGAATTTAAATATTCCTGCTAATCTGAATATATACAATTCAGACGGAACGCTTACCGGAAACAGAGTGGTAACACAGGGAGCAAGAACATTGGCTTTTAATGGAACCGCAACGAATTCCTTTTCTGTAGACGGGACTACATTGTCTGTAGATGGAGCCAATAATAGGGTCGGTATCGGTACAATAGCGCCTGCTAATAATCTTCATGTAGTAGCAACGACAGATCCCCTACGTCTGGATGGGGTGGCAACCGGAAATGCGGGAACGGACCAATTGATGGCGATAAATCCTTCGGGCGTTGTTAAAAAAATAGGTACGGTAGAGGATTTGGGTATACCGAGACCTGCCGTTTTCAGATTAGATACTCAACAAAATGATTTTTTATCTGCACAAGGAATTGGTACTTCTCAAGTAGTACCGATGACAATGATTGCCAATGGTATAAACGGACTTACCTATAATGCGGCAACAAGTACAGTTACTCTGCCACAGGGATTATATCAGATTGCATTTGTATATGAAGCAGCTCATAATGCTACGGGATGTACGATAAGCTCATACTT